In a genomic window of Drosophila takahashii strain IR98-3 E-12201 chromosome 3L, DtakHiC1v2, whole genome shotgun sequence:
- the Myt1 gene encoding membrane-associated tyrosine- and threonine-specific cdc2-inhibitory kinase — translation MEKHHHRLPLPELQDDKHRHKQCNGENSNRFRPPKYKTRGYIAVDNNNLNRSQSLGSCSANSSQIAHAISFRDAGCPADVSTLPSSPVQAELSTLSLSHFESCFERLAKLGEGSFGEVFQVRDRTDGRLYAVKISKQLFRGEQYRAERLEEVRRYEEFSGHENCIRFIRAWEQYDRLYMQMELCRESLEQYLLRCQRIPEERIWHILLDLLRGLKSLHDRNLIHLDIKLDNVLIGEDDETCKLADFGLVIDVDRANSHHATEGDSRYMAPEILQGHFSKAADIFSLGIAMLELACYMDLPSNGPLWHELRHGILPEEFINKISLELQSVIKSMMMPDPAQRPTADQLLSHPKLQHLQQKRKSLMNLSMLSRSFRRSRRAVWDKMCNWKTSAFRYFLYFLEVLHLCKPIAPSQPKINILPASPSSKGVPPVQRVEFQLVGSTPIANRDCYASDFLSGDDALDLSNQGSPHVMNSTPLNTNQGKSRMDMLKNNVDSMGRFVQVHDFESPCTALSSAKVLDTSSFRRKKLFDLEYDDE, via the exons CGGCCGCCGAAGTACAAGACGCGCGGCTACATTGCCGTGGACAACAACAATCTGAATCGCAGCCAATCGCTGGGCTCCTGCAGCGCCAACAGTTCGCAGATCGCCCACGCGATTTCCTTCCGCGACGCCGGCTGTCCGGCTGATGTGAGCACGCTGCCCTCGTCGCCCGTTCAAGCGGAGCTGAGCACCCTGTCGCTGTCGCACTTTGAGTCCTGCTTCGAGCGGCTGGCCAAACTGGGCGAGGGATCCTTCGGCGAGGTGTTCCAGGTGCGCGATCGCACCGACGGACGGCTGTACGCCGTCAAGATCTCCAAGCAGCTGTTCCGCGGCGAACAGTACCGGGCCGAGCGACTGGAGGAGGTGCGGCGGTACGAGGAGTTCTCCGGCCACGAGAACTGCATCCGGTTCATCCGCGCCTGGGAGCAGTACGACCGGCTGTACATGCAGATGGAGCTGTGCCGCGAGAGCCTGGAGCAGTACCTGCTGCGCTGCCAACGGATTCCCGAGGAGCGCATCTGGCACATACTGCTGGATCTGCTCAGGGGCCTCAAGTCGCTGCACGACCGGAATCTCATCCATTTGGACATCAAGCTGGACAATGTGCTCATTGGCGAGGATGACGAGACCTGCAAGCTGGCGGACTTTGGCCTGGTCATCGATGTGGACAGGGCCAATAGCCATCATGCCACGGAGGGAGATTCCAGGTATATGGCTCCCGAGATCCTGCAGGGCCACTTCTCCAAGGCGGCGGATATCTTCAGCCTGGGCATCGCCATGCTGGAGCTTGCCTGCTACATGGATCTGCCCTCGAACGGTCCACTTTGGCACGAACTAAGGCACGGCATTCTGCCCGAGGAGTTCATAAACA AAATATCCCTGGAGCTGCAGTCGGTTATCAAGTCCATGATGATGCCTGATCCTGCGCAGAGACCCACAGCGGATCAGCTACTCTCACATCCCAAGCTGCAGCACCTGCAACAGAAGCGCAAGTCGCTCATGAATCTCAGCATGCTG TCGCGGAGTTTTAGGCGATCTCGTCGCGCCGTCTGGGATAAAATGTGCAATTGGAAAACGTCCGCTTTTCGTTATTTCCTCTACTTCCTGGAGGTCCTGCATTTATGCAAGCCCATTGCTCCCTCACAGCCCAAGATTAACATTCTTCCCGCCTCGCCCTCGTCCAAGGGAGTGCCTCCAGTGCAAAGGGTGGAGTTCCAGCTGGTTGGATCAACACCCATTGCCAATCGCGACTGTTACGCCTCCGACTTTCTTTCCGGCGACGATGCTCTAGACCTATCCAATCAGGGTTCCCCGCATGTAATGAATTCCACGCCACTGAATACCAACCAGGGGAAATCTCGCATGGATATGCTGAAAAATAA CGTGGACTCGATGGGCAGGTTTGTCCAGGTGCATGATTTTGAAAGTCCCTGCACCGCTCTGTCATCCGCCAAGGTCCTCGACACCTCCTCGTTCCGGCGCAAAAAACTCTTCGACCTGGAATATGACGACGAGTGA
- the vito gene encoding nucleolar protein 12, protein MTRKKAPKKKTEVIFDNKKRIEFLSGFRKRKNERRSRAKAELERNLKNERKRIRQEVKDGFNHLKKTFEPLRELTEEDKKEEEQQQQQEETYEDDEVEVKIVELTTNDLAAKRNMLGANTAEESEPEEQEPESEEDEADQANRIPGMDFDPNARKRKSKTDDEEQQPKAKKANGGSTSQPEIKSKKDLDRLMKTKTLKKMHQSKLFKQKERLDKKNNQKKAKRDRNNTIKSVPKHQRKQLKYGKSNQTKYRKGRMVNKKELRRKRNAD, encoded by the exons atgacCAGGAAAAAGGCTCCCAAGAAGAAAACCGAGGTTATTTTCGACAACAAGAAGCGCAT AGAGTTCCTCAGTGGCTTCCGGAAGAGGAAGAACGAACGGCGATCGCGGGCCAAGGCGGAGCTGGAGAGGAACCTCAAGAACGAGCGCAAGCGCATCCGCCAGGAGGTAAAGGATGGCTTCAATCACCTGAAGAAGACCTTCGAGCCCCTGCGCGAACTCACCGAGGAGgacaagaaggaggaggagcagcagcagcagcaggaggagacCTACGAAGATGACGAGGTGGAGGTGAAGATCGTGGAGCTGACCACCAATGATCTGGCGGCCAAGCGGAACATGTTGGGCGCCAACACGGCGGAGGAAAGTGAGCccgaggagcaggagccgGAAAGCGAGGAGGATGAGGCCGACCAGGCCAACAGGATACCCGGCATGGACTTCGATCCCAATGCCCGCAAACGCAAATCCAAGACGGACgacgaggagcagcagcccaAGGCCAAGAAAGCCAACGGCGGCAGCACATCCCAGCCAGAAATCAAGAGCAAAAAGGATCTCGATCGCCTGATGAAGACCAAAACGCTAAAGAAAATGCACCAGAGCAAGTTGTTCAAGCAGAAGGAGCGGCTGGACAAGAAGAACAACCAAAAGAAGGCCAAGCGGGACCGCAACAACACCATCAAGAGCGTTCCCAAGCACCAGCGGAAGCAGCTCAAGTATGGGAAGTCCAACCAGACCAAATATCGCAAGGGACGGATGGTCAACAAGAAGGAGCTGCGGCGGAAGCGCAACGCCGACTAA